TGGTAAGCCGGATCTACCATCTCGACCGCGGGTATGAAAATCTGGAAACCAAGCTTGCCAGGCTTGGAGCCAGGATCCTGCGTATCTCCGAATAAAAAAACCGGTTCCCGCCCACCTGGCGAAAACCGGTCGCTTGTTAACGACTTTGCCTGCTCCGGCGGTTATTCTCCCCGTTTAAGCCGCGCAACAGTACTGTCCGCCAGTTCACCGACCCAGTCCGTGTCCGCTTTCCCGTGCGCCTGCCGGCTGATCTCTTCGAGTACCGGAATCGCTTTCTCCCCGCCGACCAGAGCCAGAACGGTCACGGCCTTGGCCTGAATCTCCGGGTCCTGGCTGTTGGCCAATTCCACCACCTGATCGTAAATATCTGTATAGCCGTGGTTAGCCAGCGCCATGGCGGCTTCCGATCTCAGGAATTCTAGGGTCACGTCGCTTGATTTCGATCCCAATGTAAAGCCGGGGTCAAATACCTGCACCAGATAATGCGTGGAAAGGCTGTCTTCAAATTCCGCCAGTGCGTAGAGGCAGAACAGCCTGACCGTGTTGTAAGGGTCTTTTAACAGCGCTTTTCCCATGAACGGTATCAATTCGGCGCCCTTTTCGATAATCCTTTCCTTCGCCTGCAGATAGAATTGCTGGGCGTAATCGATCGACTTGCCGCCCTGCACAAGCTGGACTTTCCAGACCGTGGTAATCGAGGCCAGGTCGCTTGATTTCTTGTTGAGATTGTACCTGGCGACGCTCATCGCGTTCTGGTACTGTTGCTGGTCGTAAAGCTGCTCCACTTCGCTGAGCCGATCACCCTGAGGAACGCTCACCGAACAGCCAACGATGATAACGCCAACGGTTATTATCAGGGAAATCAGTTTACCGGACTCACAAAACATAATGCCTCCAAATTGAAGATACTCCGGTAACGCCTGAATGCGGGAAAGCCTGAGTGAAACGGCGGAAAATCAAGGTCTAGCGGACCATGTTGCATTTGCCGTTAAACACCACGCCCTCCTCGATTGTCAGTTCGGCCGTTTCGACATTGCCGATCAGTTGGCCCGGGTCCTGGATCGCTACCCTGCTGGCAGCGAAAATATTACCATGGACCTGGCCGCTGTTGATCACGGTATCGGCATAGATGTCACCGCTGACAATTGCCTGATCGCCGATAATCAGCGTGTTTTTTACCCCGTTCTTCTTCTCACCGAAAATCTCGCCGTCAACTTTGCCGTCAATCCGCATGGTACCCGAGAACACCAGCCGGCCGTCGAGTTTTGTCGACTCTCCCAGCACGCTGTTAATACTGTCGATAACCAGCCTATTCTTCTTGTGGAACATAGCTCCTCTCCGGCGGCCATACATGGTTCAAGAGGCGGGCACAGGTTCCCTGACGTGAGCGATAAGCTTGCCTGTATCCGAATAGACCAGAATTTCCAGTATCCCGGCCTCCAAGGACAGCTTCAATTCACCGCGGTAACCCTTGAAGCGACGAATCGCGTAAAGGTCTCCCTGATGGTAATCTACTGGGAAACCTTCCTTGAAACCAACTTCGGGAAACGACGATATTATTTTGTTATTTTGCGTCTTCAGGACGACGAACAGGTAGCCTCTTAACAGAATTCCGGTTCCGGTCGTATTTCGCAGATCGAACGTAAAGCTCAAGCTGCCGGCCGATCGGTCTGAGCCAATCTTGAGTCCCTCGATCGCAACCATGCCGGTCGACTCGAAGACTGCTTCGCTGAGAACCGAGGCCTGAGGAGGGACTTCCTCGGTTACAGCCAAATCTTCATCCGTCTTCGCTTGCGTTACCAGCAGTCGATCGAGCGTGCTTTGCAGGCTGCCCGTCTCCGTTTTCAGCGACCGGATGATTGTTTCGAGCTGCTGGTTGTCCTTGTACAGAGAATAATAGCCTTTGATAAAAAA
The nucleotide sequence above comes from Candidatus Glassbacteria bacterium. Encoded proteins:
- a CDS encoding polymer-forming cytoskeletal protein; this translates as MYGRRRGAMFHKKNRLVIDSINSVLGESTKLDGRLVFSGTMRIDGKVDGEIFGEKKNGVKNTLIIGDQAIVSGDIYADTVINSGQVHGNIFAASRVAIQDPGQLIGNVETAELTIEEGVVFNGKCNMVR
- a CDS encoding HEAT repeat domain-containing protein; translation: MFCESGKLISLIITVGVIIVGCSVSVPQGDRLSEVEQLYDQQQYQNAMSVARYNLNKKSSDLASITTVWKVQLVQGGKSIDYAQQFYLQAKERIIEKGAELIPFMGKALLKDPYNTVRLFCLYALAEFEDSLSTHYLVQVFDPGFTLGSKSSDVTLEFLRSEAAMALANHGYTDIYDQVVELANSQDPEIQAKAVTVLALVGGEKAIPVLEEISRQAHGKADTDWVGELADSTVARLKRGE